Below is a window of Rattus rattus isolate New Zealand chromosome X, Rrattus_CSIRO_v1, whole genome shotgun sequence DNA.
ttggatttttatttaatagcatGTCTTCTGGGAGGGTACCTCTTTTCAAACTCCTTTGTCTTCAAATTATAGTTTACATTTTGCTTGCATCTAGTTGTTTTCCTTAAGGCTTCTTCATACATTCTGTGTCTGGGTTGACCTATCACCTTCTTCCCCCCAACccactcccatcccacccccgGTTCTTTTACATCGTTTGTGACCAAATGAGTTTTTAGTCCAAgtaagaaaaaggaagcaaagtGACTTTTGCCCCAGCCCTCTGGTTGGTTTCTCAGGGACAGAAGTCTGCTTTAGCCAGGGGCAGTGATGGGGGCTGTAATAGGTGCATTTCTGTCCCTTAGGAAATCCATGAGGCATTGAGAGGAAAAACACGGAAGAATCAAGAGCCCTCTCTGCAGAGTGTTGCTAGGCTACCTGTTCCCTCTCAAGCTGCAGTACTAACAGCCCTTTCTACTGGCATCAGAAACAGAGGGAGAACTGAAGGGTAGCAGAAATGGAGTGCAGGGAGGAGCAAGCAGCTCAACACTCTAGCTCCCTCCTGGAGTGCAGGGGCACTCAGTATCCCTCCGCTGCTCCCTCCTGCTCCACATCTCCAGACCACCTTCTCCCTGTAGTCCCCCCTTCCCAAAGCCCTCATACACTTTAGGTTTAAGCCATCTCACACACTGTTGTGgctccaaaaatataaaaaaaaaaaaagtggtggtgGTCTCTGGTTAGGGTGAACAGGGGTCTGCAGACGCCCACTGGTACGACCCGCCCCTCCAAGAGGAGTGGGGCTGTCTGTGGCCCCGCCCACTCCGGGTCGGAACTACAGTGGGTCCGGGAGGGGGCGTCGAGCCCTGTGCGCCGAATCCCTCCGCCCCCTTCCCGACACCCTCCAGGAGAGCTGTGCTTGCCGCAGTCTACGCAGCCCCTACCCGTTTGGTGCAAAGACGTAGGGGCGGGACACGTCCCTGCCATTCCACTCGCGCGCAAAGTGGTGGGGGCTCCGTGAAAGGATCTGCTAAGGACAGAGAACAGCCGGGAGCAGGAGGGGGACGCGGGGTTGCCGGGGGACCTGGGCCGTGGCCCTGGCCAGGCAAGTGGGGGTGTGTCGAGGGCTCCGGGCGGTCGAGCACTGCAAACCACTGCCTGGCCCTGACAGTCCAAGTGGAGGCCAGCGGGTCGCGGTTGCTCCCTGGAGTGTGTGCTGTGCCTGGAGACCCGGGGCGCTGGGGGGAAGCAGGAACCCGAGCAGAGCCCTGGGCATAGGGTGGCAGCTAGAGAGTCTTGAGTCTGAGGGTCCGGAGGCCTGCGGAACAGCAGGCTTTTCCCCCTGGCCCTTCTTGGTGTTTGGGCCTTGCTAGGGATGTGGGGGGAGGCGCCTATGGGAGAAATGGCGGCGCTGGAGCTGGGGTGGTAGTGCCCCTTGGAGGTTGCTGTTGGGTTGGGGCAGATGGCCAACTCCGGAGATGGCTCAGTTCTGCATGATGAGTCGCCTTTCTACTTGGGCCCTTATTCCAGAAAGGGGTCCTTGTGCCCTGCATCGTGGGTTCTGTCTCTTCCAAGAGGTTCCTGCTTGGTGGCAAAGTCTCCCGTCAGAATAGTAGGAGTGGTGCAttctggggaaggggaaacatAATTAGAGGGGTGATTATAAAGACACCAGAACATAAGAATGCAATGTTCATCTGCCTTCAATAAAGGATTGTTTTATGGCCTTTATATTTAGACTCTTTCTTGTACCTAATTTACTTCAAGGAATTGGTCATGATAAATAGCTTGTCATATATACAGAACTCCTGGCTATATAAATATTATgacattattttatcttttagatTCAGGATCTATTTCTCAGCATTTCACgttgaacatttgttttaatGTTCAAATGGAGTTAAAGTAAAGGAGAACTTTTTGTGCAGGTGAGTATTCAATTTAGAATATTTGAAATCACTACTGGATTTAAGTGTCTGGTTTTGGCCATATATCATCTCCAAGCACTTTTCTTAGTCCCTTATACTTTTATACAGAAgcaataccagaaaaaaaaatgtgctgtttCTGAAGATGGGCATTTATTTGGGTCACACATGAGAGTTGATAAGAGATCATTTACTTGGTTCCTTATTCTTTAAAGGAGGTGTTTGAACTTGGGTTTTGGAAATCTATCCATAAACTTAATAATTTTACACCATGGTCAACATTCTTTATTTCCCTCAGTATCTTTTGCTTTTTATAGTTCGACTCTTCTCCAGCCAGAGGACTCTTCTTTAGTGGGAAGGATAGCATCTCCACAGGATCCTGCTTTGTGGTAAGGTTGGCATTGATAGCACATGAGTCAAGATCTAACTCTACGAGGGGAGCCGAGTATTTGAAACATGACCTTGAAAGTATTGTATTCATTCGCTTCCCCACCTTCTTCCCAAATAGAGTTGCACGTGTTCCACTATTTCTATACCTTGGAATTTTTTCCTCAGGGAAAGAAATTTAGTCCTTGAGTGGGAAAATGCATGACTTTAGAGTAAGGAGAATGCATATTCAGACAGATTACAGGTCTTGAGCACAGCTGAAGAATAATTGGGGCAGGGCTGACAACATGTGGAAGACATTTAACAACCTTGAGTGTACAGAAACACGTGCTATAAGCCTTTTCAGGGGAGTTCTGTCATCTCAGTCACTTTagtgagtttgttgttgtttctgatgTTGCCTTTTGCCTCTGTCTTTTTATCCATAAACCTGTTTCTTTCTAGGTTCCTGTGGAGCTATGTTTCTCAACCAGTGGGTTGTGACCCCTCTGGGGAGGCATCGAATGATCTTTTCACAgtggttacatatcagatatcctgaatatcagctCTTTACATAACAGTTCATAACCTTTGAgaaattataaagtagcaacaaaaataactttgtgATTTAGATTCACTATAATGTGAGGAATTCTTTTAAAGGATCgaagcattagaaaggttgagaaccactgctgtagagacTTGTAAGTAGTTGTTCACATTAGAATGTAAGCAAGAGAATAAGACTTTATTAGGGTTTGAGGCAAATATGAATGTGAGCGTGAAGACACACCGATGAAACAGATCTTACCTTGGACCCAATGTTTTCCAGCTTTCCTGACGTTGCTGCCCTCACATTCCATACAGAGAGTGGGAGGCCAGTGAGCAAAGATTGTGTCAATAGGTAATTAGCAGATACTGGCtcagaaaatgtaaagagaaGCCATAAGAGAGAACAGGGTACGAGAAAGTGTTAGGATTCATGGAGAGAAAAGTTTAGGTCAGTCTGTCAAATACTCAAAATTCTAATCCCACATGTATTTTTGTCTATAGTTCTGCCTTTGAAGTTGCTTGAACGGCTTTTCGACAGTGGAAGTGAAGAGGGAGGAAATAATCCTGTCACATCTGTACAGCTTAGTGAAGCCCTTCTGACAGCCTGTAAGTACCAGTATGGGACCAAAGGGGCTGGGTGCTCCTGAGCTTCTCCTACTCCTGCCATCTTCCCTGCTATCACTGTTGTGGATGGTGGAGAGAAAAGAATGGGCTGGAAGTAAAATGAAATAGCAGAGTCTTCGATTCATCCACACCTTCAACCCCACAATTCACATCTCCTTTCATGGCCTTCTGTGTAGCTATCGGTATAAAAGACCAAAGTTGGAGGACGCTcaaagtctttctttttcctacctTAGGTCTTTCTCCACTGGTAGACTTGGATTGGGAGAAGATTGCTTTCAACGGGTCTGCCTTTGGAAGTCATCGCCTTCTCCCTAACCTGAGTGTGTCTTTAATTTGTCCCTATCATTGATAGAGACCATATGTCAAAAAAGGGGAACTTTGTAACAACTGAAGTGACAGTTGCCTTTGACTCTTTCTGCCCAGTTTATCACTGGCCAAGTTACCAAGTATAAAGATACCAGCCTGGAACAGAGAACTAAGGATAAGACTGGACAGGTGTATATAACTGTGCTTCAACCATGACTGGCTCAAAGAATAAGGCTCGGGCGCAGGCTAAACTGGAAAAGAGGGCAAGTGCACAAGCCAAAGctgcagcagagagagaggctgCTAATGCAGTTAGAGGTGCAGGCAAAAACCGGGACAAAGGGAAGGGTAAGGCAGGCTCTAAAACAGATGCAgtggcagaggcaaaggcaggctctAAAAGCAAGGCAGTTGCTGAGACAAAAGAAGGAGCAAGACCAGAATCTAAGGCTGTAGCGAAAGGCACATCAGAGTTCAACCATAAGGCTGAGAACAAGTACGCTAGATCCGCACGTAAAGATAAGCCCGGTAGTGATAGCTGGTTTTGGGCTGGAGAAGATTCTGGTATCAATTCCTGGTTCTGGAAGGGAGAAGAGGTTAGTAACAATTCTGTTGCCAAATGTGAAAATAAACCTAGTACTAGTATCCAGGCCCGTGTGGAGGAGCACACACCTAGAACCAGCCACAAGTCTAGgtcaggagctgaggaggaggaggaagagaatgttaTAGGGAACTGGTTTTGGGAAGGAGATGACACTGGTTTTGATTCTGATCCTAAACCTGTGTTCAAAATAGTAAAACCTCAGCCAGtagatgaaataaatgaaaaggataGGCCAAAGGACTGGTCCGAGGTAACTATCTGGCCCAAAGCTCCTGCTGTAACTCCAGCAGTGTTAGGTTATAGATCTCAGGACTCATCTGAGGGAAGGCCCTCTTCATATATTGTTCTGGCCTCAAATGAAGAGGAAACTTCAACAACCTGTACTAAGAATACTCGTTCAAGCCTCCAGCCTATACCTGAGTATCCATTTGGATCTGATTCTTGCATacagaccttagatgaaattaGACAGCAAATCAAGATCAGAGAAGAGAATGGCATCAAGCCCTTTGCTTGCCCTTGCAAAATGGAGTGCTATTTGGATTCTCCAGAATTTGAAAAGCTTGTTAACATACTTAAGTCAACTACTGATCCCCTTATTCATAAAATAGCACAGATTGCAATGGGTATCCATAaagttcatccatttgcccaGGAATTCATTAATGAAGTGGGTGTGGTGACGCTTATTGAAAGCTTGCTCAGTTTTTCTTCCCCTGAAGTTAGTATAAAAAAGGCTGTTATTACTCTGAACT
It encodes the following:
- the Bhlhb9 gene encoding LOW QUALITY PROTEIN: protein BHLHb9 (The sequence of the model RefSeq protein was modified relative to this genomic sequence to represent the inferred CDS: inserted 1 base in 1 codon; substituted 1 base at 1 genomic stop codon), which produces MTGSKNKARAQAKLEKRASAQAKAAAEREAANAVRGAGKNRDKGKGKAGSKTDAVAEAKAGSKSKAVAETKEGARPESKAVAKGTSEFNHKAENKYARSARKDKPGSDSWFWAGEDSGINSWFWKGEEVSNNSVAKCENKPSTSIQARVEEHTPRTSHKSRSGAEEEEEENVIGNWFWEGDDTGFDSDPKPVFKIVKPQPVDEINEKDRPKDWSEVTIWPKAPAVTPAVLGYRSQDSSEGRPSSYIVLASNEEETSTTCTKNTRSSLQPIPEYPFGSDSCIQTLDEIRQQIKIREENGIKPFACPCKMECYLDSPEFEKLVNILKSTTDPLIHKIAQIAMGIHKVHPFAQEFINEVGVVTLIESLLSFSSPEVSIKKAVITLNSSXDDRQQMVXFHVKHMCKETVSFPLNSPGQQSGLKIIGQLTTESVHHYIVVSYFSELFHLLSQGNRKTRNLVLKVFLNMSENPKAARDMINMKALAALKLIFNQKEAKANLVSAVAIFINIKEHIRKGSIVVVDHLSYNTLTAIFREVKGIIERM